The Oscarella lobularis chromosome 4, ooOscLobu1.1, whole genome shotgun sequence nucleotide sequence ATCACTTGGCAGAGAGTGATGAGGCAATTTTTGGCCAGCTGGTCCAAAAGACTTTTACGTGAACTACATTACCTCTATGAGTACTGTCGCATGCACCTGTACATTGGACCTTCTCGTCTCTAAGCATTCAATCAAGAGCTTTACTGATTCGCTGCcgagagagcgagagaacTCAAGACGACGTAACGTACGACAGCGTGGAACCTTACTGAATTGTGACGCAATCCTGGCTctcaaaaaaacgcgtcttgAACAAGTGAAACATTGTAGCACTAAATAGagcaaagaagcaaaaatgGAAAGAAATAATCCTATCAGACCAACTCACGTCCCAGACACCATTGTACCAGGATCACCGCCATGAATGGCCAGAGCTTTAACTATCACCTAGAGAAAAACGGGAAATGGAATCAAAGATACTCAGCCCTGTCTCCCTCAAGTACCGAAAGTAATCGCGCTCTCATCTCATCCTCAATGTCCTCAGATGAAACCTTCGAGTAGGATTCTCGCACAAGATGCTTCACAACCGAATCGACGAGCTGATAACGTTCCAATCCAGCGCACACCTGCTCAATACTTGATTCGCCCATAATCTAAGAGAAACGTATCGCGAATATCAAAGTGACAACTATTGCAGACACAATATCGTTACAGTTGACGCTAGCGGCGCACTCCACGTCGCTGACGGCAATccttcgacgccgacaagACCGAGAAATTGCAGCGGTTGAGCAAGAGAACTCAGGCTCGCCACGGAATCATTATCAAATTGAGCAAAACTGACGTCCAACGACGTCAAGTCAACGAGCCGCTCGACGATGCGCGGCACGATTTCGCCTCGTCGCATCGACGGAGTGGCGGAGAgccacggcggcggcgaccaCGATACGTCCAAGTGACGCAGACGATCGAGCGAGAGCACGACGACAAgtgcctcgtcgtcgaacggcaCGCAGCGAACGTTGAGCGAGAGAAGCGTCGACCGGAGACCGGCGAGACCGGCGAGCGTCGAGAGACGTTCGCAAAACGAGACGTCGAGTTCGGCGAGTTGGGCGAGATTGGTCGTCACTTGgacgagagcgtcgtcgctcagATGAATGCATCGGCACAGATTCAACGAGCGGAGATGAACGAACGATCCGATCGCTGAAAAGTCGACGTAGCGCGTGCAGTTGATCATCGTGAGACGCTTGAGCGTCGTTTGGGagcgttcgacgagcgacgacagcgaccAGTCGGTTTCGTGCGCTCGAAACGAgagatcgatttcgacgagagcgtGATTTTTGAGCGCGTTGATTGCCGAGTCTTGAAAGTCGGGCGgcaaaacgtcgccgtcttgaTTCACTCGTTCGCCTACGAAAGCAAGTAGGATTACGTAAACAGAGAAAGGCAAGGTTAGTCATGTACGGAAAGTCAGCAGCGAGGAAAtgataattaaaatttagaaaaagcTTTTCTACATTTCTCGCTTTGAACGCGAAAACTCGTGAGACCGGTATTGCTCAGAAATCTCAAAAGACAGGGTTCGTTACTAGGAGGTCGAATCAATAGAAACAACCTGAACTGAAACCAGTGCAAGTGGATGTCAATTAAACGTTTCTAAGTAAATTTTCCTAACAATTAGACCATATACATGCGCTTTCCTAATGACTCATCGCCATCCATTCATTGCCGTGCGAGAACGTAACAACGTGTACATGATGTACTCTGCTGCGTGTTTCAAGCGATCGGCGTACCTGGTGGCACGAAGAGGTGGGCTCGAGTCACTCGGCACAGTTTCGGATTGCTGAACATCGATAGAACGGCCCTGTGAGCTCGTTTCCGTTTCGACAGGCAAGCTATGAGGGCGTTCGACACTCTTTCCGGGACAAATGTGCCCAATTGCTCGAAGAAAGCGTGCTTTTGCGCTTTGCCAACATTCCACGCCGCttcgaaaagcaaaagattTGCGAATCGAGCCAAACACTGGCTGGTAAGCGATTCCGGTTCGAAAGGCATTGGTAGGAcctaacgcacgctagaTTTGACACAAAACAAATGACAATTAGCACGGGTAATGACAGAGGGGGCAGTTTCTGTAAGAGTCAATTTCCGATTCGTGGGCTCGATGCTTGCACATGCCACACATCCAAAACTGATAGTCAAGGATGGGCCTGCCAGTGGCAATGCAAACGGGCAACTTAGAGTCCGAGTCGTCTCCCTCGATTGCACTAGA carries:
- the LOC136186207 gene encoding protein zer-1 homolog; amino-acid sequence: MPFEPESLTSQCLARFANLLLFEAAWNVGKAQKHAFFEQLGTFVPERVSNALIACLSKRKRAHRAVLSMFSNPKLCRVTRAHLFVPPGERVNQDGDVLPPDFQDSAINALKNHALVEIDLSFRAHETDWSLSSLVERSQTTLKRLTMINCTRYVDFSAIGSFVHLRSLNLCRCIHLSDDALVQVTTNLAQLAELDVSFCERLSTLAGLAGLRSTLLSLNVRCVPFDDEALVVVLSLDRLRHLDVSWSPPPWLSATPSMRRGEIVPRIVERLVDLTSLDVSFAQFDNDSVASLSSLAQPLQFLGLVGVEGLPSATWSAPLASTIMGESSIEQVCAGLERYQLVDSVVKHLVRESYSKVSSEDIEDEMRARLLSVIVKALAIHGGDPGTMVSGTATMFHLFKTRFFESQDCVTIHESVKLLIECLETRRSNVQLAKNCLITLCQVMDKVKTEQFRKRLGDVCADCIREPPDGNESVVRLAVYAVYNLGCSTTKEQKRHMLKSGTVKTIISFVDAKTKSKEMDDIMEVACGFLWNITDECPPNCEEFIELGGMKLFQKICEENPDSWKIIKNLLGLLGNVSEVSHLHKDFMETGLIRFLTDCVKIDEEGIEISYNSTGILCNIVTNRDLNWTVAISKEEVLETIKKAVLSWNLSSQRSINYNSLTPLLNVARSDYCPVAQLWAVWALANLCSVSEKYSPMMKKEGGLNVLADLLADPRVLPTVKKFADVAQTVCLRNLELEENEEQKQV